Proteins encoded within one genomic window of Halocatena marina:
- a CDS encoding flippase translates to MSETASASSRIASGAVVVLVGHVIGMGLGFSTRILSARLLTPSEYGALILGVTIMTVLALIGQLGLRQGVPRYIPIDEDPASVSVTAFQLTIGSSLVLVGGTILFSEQIARQLAGVKFQSLIIVFVAAAPFLAVLEIAAGIFRGAEDALTKGLVYNVLHRFSVFVLLVVAVGAGYGPLGAAVGWASAVAVTAVVAVVLVRKTALPERVRWRTVDMDKARKLVSFSIPLMAASSVWQLMQQIDTLFVGHFLTTAGVGVYDAAFILSRLILVSLWAFGFLLLPVFSQLGEQNAHSEMDTIYKSITKWMVVVTVPGVLFLIGFGDALLASIFGAEYESATGPLVVLSTTFFLHIVAGPNKEALVAIGETRYILRANLVTFVVNLALNLTLIPAIGILGAAIATGSAYTCMNVLVSYRLYAQTGIHPYSRAVASPLLIAVILFGIVEYGTRSIEPTIPIIGAGLILFQGMTAVAYVIGGGIENADIELLGQLDDRLSIELEGVIQLARRFS, encoded by the coding sequence ATGTCAGAGACAGCCTCTGCCTCAAGTCGTATTGCGAGCGGTGCAGTCGTCGTGTTGGTCGGTCATGTAATCGGAATGGGGCTGGGGTTTAGCACGCGTATACTCTCAGCTCGTCTCTTGACGCCGAGCGAATACGGAGCACTCATACTGGGCGTCACAATCATGACTGTTCTGGCGCTCATCGGACAGTTGGGACTCCGACAGGGCGTTCCGAGATACATTCCGATCGACGAAGATCCAGCGTCGGTCTCTGTCACGGCGTTTCAGTTGACGATCGGTTCGTCACTCGTGCTCGTCGGTGGGACCATTCTCTTTTCCGAGCAGATCGCACGACAGCTCGCTGGTGTAAAATTCCAGTCGCTCATCATCGTTTTTGTCGCAGCTGCTCCGTTCCTCGCGGTTCTCGAAATCGCGGCTGGGATCTTCCGCGGAGCCGAAGACGCGCTCACGAAAGGGCTGGTCTACAACGTTTTGCACCGTTTCTCAGTGTTTGTGCTGTTAGTGGTGGCCGTTGGTGCCGGGTATGGCCCGCTCGGAGCGGCTGTCGGTTGGGCGAGTGCTGTTGCCGTGACTGCGGTCGTCGCCGTCGTTCTGGTGCGAAAAACCGCGCTTCCCGAGCGCGTTCGTTGGCGCACGGTTGACATGGACAAAGCCCGCAAACTGGTGTCGTTTTCCATTCCGCTGATGGCAGCGAGCTCGGTCTGGCAGCTGATGCAACAGATAGACACCCTCTTCGTCGGGCATTTTCTGACGACAGCGGGCGTCGGTGTCTACGATGCGGCGTTCATTCTCAGCCGGCTGATTCTGGTTTCGCTGTGGGCGTTTGGCTTCCTACTCCTTCCGGTCTTCTCGCAGTTAGGGGAACAAAACGCGCACAGCGAGATGGACACAATTTACAAATCGATAACAAAATGGATGGTCGTCGTGACGGTTCCTGGTGTTTTGTTTCTGATTGGATTCGGTGATGCGCTCCTTGCCTCGATATTCGGAGCCGAGTACGAGAGTGCCACAGGACCGCTTGTCGTCCTCAGCACGACGTTTTTCCTCCACATCGTCGCTGGTCCAAACAAGGAGGCGCTGGTCGCAATTGGCGAAACCCGCTACATACTCCGTGCGAATCTGGTGACGTTCGTCGTGAACCTCGCGTTGAATCTTACTCTCATTCCGGCGATCGGTATCCTTGGTGCAGCGATCGCAACCGGGAGCGCATACACGTGTATGAACGTGCTCGTCAGCTACCGGCTGTACGCACAGACGGGCATCCATCCGTACTCCCGTGCAGTCGCGTCCCCACTCCTCATTGCTGTGATCCTATTCGGAATCGTCGAGTACGGAACCCGCTCGATCGAACCGACGATTCCGATCATCGGTGCGGGACTGATCCTATTTCAGGGGATGACAGCGGTAGCGTACGTCATCGGTGGAGGAATCGAGAACGCAGATATCGAACTCCTCGGACAGTTAGACGACCGGCTCTCGATCGAACTGGAGGGCGTAATTCAACTTGCCCGCCGGTTCTCCTAG
- a CDS encoding SCP2 sterol-binding domain-containing protein, with protein sequence MTDEIVKRIEATLEEPDDRIAAELPGLLNEIDGQTEELLLEHPALFARITQRMDAVDIGSFATEHPETVEQFQSMLWTGMGLLVQASPDVRESITEDITVNFEATDAPMTGHLEVREEEQTIDGGTELLENPDITITGSADELVGLITGTVDPIQGFMQQKYEMDGSIQKGTRLASTMGQLTKLLPS encoded by the coding sequence ATGACTGACGAAATTGTCAAGCGGATCGAAGCAACACTTGAGGAGCCCGACGACAGAATTGCAGCGGAGCTACCGGGACTGCTCAACGAGATCGATGGGCAGACTGAAGAACTCCTCCTCGAACATCCAGCGCTCTTCGCCCGGATCACCCAGCGGATGGATGCGGTAGATATCGGATCGTTCGCCACCGAGCATCCCGAAACGGTCGAACAGTTTCAGTCTATGCTGTGGACAGGAATGGGACTGCTCGTACAGGCAAGCCCTGACGTTCGGGAGTCGATCACCGAAGACATCACCGTCAATTTCGAGGCGACCGACGCACCGATGACAGGACATCTCGAAGTGCGCGAGGAAGAGCAAACGATCGACGGTGGAACAGAGCTACTCGAAAATCCCGACATCACCATCACTGGATCGGCCGACGAACTCGTCGGGCTCATCACCGGAACCGTCGATCCGATTCAGGGATTCATGCAACAAAAATACGAAATGGATGGCTCCATCCAGAAAGGAACGCGGCTTGCCTCAACGATGGGACAGCTCACGAAGCTTCTCCCGAGCTGA
- a CDS encoding macro domain-containing protein, which translates to MEFGIIQGDIARQDVDAVVNAANTGLRMGSGVAGALRKGGGAPLNEEAISNGPIELGGAVETGGYNLPCEYVIHAAAMPEGGQASADSIRDATRNSLVLADDLGCESLVVPAIGCGVAGFDLRAGLEIICGIINEYDPESLSDVRVIAYGDEAFELLSDIARDE; encoded by the coding sequence ATGGAATTCGGTATCATTCAAGGAGATATCGCTCGACAGGACGTGGATGCTGTCGTGAACGCAGCGAATACCGGCCTTCGCATGGGATCTGGCGTTGCCGGAGCGCTTCGGAAGGGTGGCGGTGCACCACTCAACGAGGAAGCCATCTCGAACGGACCGATCGAGCTGGGAGGTGCGGTCGAAACCGGTGGATACAACCTCCCGTGTGAGTACGTCATCCACGCTGCAGCGATGCCGGAAGGCGGACAGGCGTCGGCCGACAGTATCCGCGATGCAACGAGGAATAGTCTCGTGCTCGCCGACGATCTCGGCTGTGAATCGCTCGTGGTTCCCGCTATTGGCTGTGGTGTCGCGGGCTTCGATCTCCGGGCAGGCCTCGAAATTATCTGTGGAATCATCAACGAGTACGATCCCGAATCGTTGAGCGACGTGCGTGTGATTGCGTACGGGGATGAGGCGTTCGAACTACTGAGTGATATCGCACGGGATGAGTGA
- a CDS encoding alpha-hydroxy-acid oxidizing protein: MVEDPSELYGQHRQQDVYAMGMLADQRPDIPVRYEELERDAIEAMSDRAAGYVAGGAGSEDTVTENRRSFANWRIVPRMGRDVSERDLHVDILGQTWDVPLMIAPLGIQTIIHEDGERATARAASDLTLPMSLSSVASYPMEDIAAELDETPKWFQLYWSSDWSITESFIERAADAGFDAIVVTVDVPILGWRERDIEQGYLPMLDGEGLANYFTDPAFRASLDVPPEENEDRAIQQFLDIFGDPTLTWDDLSDLCSMTELPVVVKGLLHPDDAELAIKHGADGVIVSNHGGRQVDGAIGALDALPGIADQIGDRVPVLFDSGVRSGADVVTALALGADAVGIGRPFAYGLALGGEDGVREVLTNIRADLDLTLSNAGQTTVTDLDRSLLREETIH, from the coding sequence ATGGTCGAGGATCCCAGTGAACTGTACGGTCAACACCGCCAGCAGGACGTCTACGCGATGGGGATGCTCGCCGATCAGCGTCCCGATATCCCTGTCCGGTATGAGGAGCTCGAACGGGACGCCATCGAAGCGATGAGCGACCGGGCAGCTGGGTACGTTGCTGGCGGTGCTGGTAGCGAGGACACGGTGACAGAGAACCGCCGCTCGTTTGCTAACTGGCGTATCGTCCCACGGATGGGGCGCGACGTGAGCGAGCGTGACCTCCACGTCGACATCCTCGGACAGACGTGGGACGTACCGCTGATGATCGCACCGCTTGGTATCCAGACGATCATTCACGAGGACGGAGAGCGTGCGACCGCGCGGGCCGCGAGCGATCTCACGCTCCCGATGTCTCTGAGTTCGGTCGCTTCCTACCCGATGGAAGACATCGCTGCGGAGCTAGACGAGACGCCAAAGTGGTTCCAGTTGTACTGGTCTTCCGACTGGTCGATCACTGAAAGCTTCATCGAGCGAGCGGCGGACGCCGGATTTGATGCCATCGTAGTCACTGTCGATGTCCCAATTCTTGGCTGGCGCGAACGCGACATCGAGCAGGGGTATCTCCCGATGCTCGACGGGGAAGGGCTTGCGAACTATTTCACCGATCCCGCGTTTCGCGCGTCGCTCGATGTCCCACCCGAGGAAAACGAGGACCGTGCTATCCAGCAGTTCCTCGATATCTTCGGTGATCCGACGCTCACGTGGGACGATCTCTCGGATCTCTGTTCGATGACTGAGCTCCCGGTCGTCGTGAAAGGACTTCTTCACCCCGATGACGCGGAGCTGGCAATCAAACACGGCGCGGACGGCGTCATCGTTTCGAATCACGGAGGGCGACAAGTCGATGGAGCCATCGGTGCACTCGATGCTCTTCCGGGGATTGCCGATCAGATTGGTGACCGCGTTCCCGTGCTCTTCGATAGCGGCGTTCGCTCTGGTGCGGATGTTGTTACAGCGCTCGCGCTTGGGGCTGATGCCGTTGGCATCGGCCGACCCTTCGCGTACGGACTGGCACTGGGCGGTGAAGATGGCGTCCGTGAAGTACTCACGAACATCCGCGCGGATCTCGATCTCACGCTCTCGAACGCCGGACAGACGACCGTTACCGATCTTGACCGCTCACTGCTCCGAGAGGAGACCATACACTGA
- a CDS encoding LLM class flavin-dependent oxidoreductase codes for MRLGLLLPPFGVESTEFAHNAESLGYESLWIPELWGSSSVVRLAELAVCTDDIELGTAILNVFSRTPAVLAMTAATLDRLSDGRFTLGVGTSTQKAVEDLHGMSFENPVRRAHETIELARAYLGSERVSYEGQVFQTADFPSLGVDVPIYHAALGSANRRVVARLCDGWIPHNIPFPELPESFEYIAEHADSAGRDPSAITVAPYVPAAVSDDPTEARDAIRGHIAYYVGNGRGYERAVATQFPEKAERIARAWRDGDRTAATSEVTDSMLTALGVAGTPEQARAQLRELLSMDTIDRPMLTIPNNATELADQTIEALAPTAL; via the coding sequence ATGCGTCTTGGATTGTTGCTGCCACCGTTCGGGGTCGAGTCGACGGAATTCGCGCACAACGCGGAATCGCTTGGATACGAGTCACTCTGGATACCTGAGCTGTGGGGTTCGAGTTCGGTCGTTCGCTTGGCCGAACTCGCTGTTTGTACTGACGACATCGAACTCGGCACTGCTATTTTGAACGTATTCTCACGAACGCCCGCCGTCCTCGCCATGACTGCTGCCACGCTTGATCGACTGTCCGATGGTCGATTCACGCTTGGTGTCGGGACAAGCACACAGAAAGCCGTTGAGGATCTTCACGGGATGTCGTTCGAGAACCCAGTGCGGCGCGCACACGAGACCATCGAGCTGGCGAGGGCCTATCTTGGAAGCGAGCGCGTCTCATACGAGGGACAAGTCTTCCAGACTGCTGACTTTCCGTCGCTCGGTGTCGACGTACCCATCTACCACGCTGCACTCGGCTCGGCGAACCGGCGCGTCGTTGCCCGACTGTGTGACGGCTGGATACCACACAACATTCCGTTCCCCGAACTTCCAGAATCGTTCGAGTATATCGCTGAACACGCAGACAGCGCGGGACGCGACCCTTCCGCTATTACCGTCGCTCCGTACGTTCCGGCGGCGGTGTCGGACGATCCTACAGAGGCACGTGACGCGATACGGGGACACATCGCCTACTACGTCGGCAACGGTCGAGGCTACGAACGGGCGGTCGCCACACAGTTTCCGGAGAAAGCTGAACGCATCGCACGGGCGTGGCGCGATGGCGACCGTACAGCGGCCACATCAGAAGTTACCGACTCAATGCTCACGGCGCTCGGTGTCGCTGGTACGCCCGAGCAGGCCCGAGCGCAGTTACGAGAACTCCTATCGATGGATACCATCGACCGTCCGATGCTGACGATCCCGAACAACGCGACGGAACTCGCAGATCAGACGATCGAAGCCCTCGCACCCACAGCACTGTGA
- a CDS encoding mechanosensitive ion channel family protein, with product MNPIPLQPSTDVIANIQGQMIEAIITFVTFVVAFVALYYVSKRLFKHGVQQGMQSRGVNATVISLSVSVAEVLALLVSVAAASTIAGFEVVMAAFATLSSALALAIGFAAQDLISNFVSGIFILRDEPFHVGDWIEWNGMKGVVREIQLRTTKIETFDNEVITVPNSDLANNPVTNPVSNDTLRLPFLFGIGYDDDIKQAKRIIVEEAKQIDGVLSNPEPSVRLTELGDSYVGLAGRVWIGNPTRGEYVRVRSDFVEAVKERFDEEGIDIPYPYTELTGEVAVSELADTPLVDQRDPVSG from the coding sequence ATGAATCCTATACCACTGCAACCATCAACGGATGTCATTGCGAACATCCAAGGGCAGATGATTGAGGCAATCATAACGTTCGTTACCTTCGTCGTCGCGTTCGTAGCGCTTTACTACGTTTCAAAGCGGCTGTTCAAGCACGGCGTTCAGCAAGGAATGCAGTCTCGTGGCGTCAACGCCACTGTTATCAGCCTCTCAGTGAGCGTTGCGGAGGTGCTTGCGTTACTCGTTTCGGTCGCGGCAGCATCGACCATCGCCGGATTCGAAGTGGTGATGGCTGCGTTTGCAACGCTCTCCAGTGCGTTGGCGCTGGCAATCGGTTTTGCCGCCCAAGATCTCATCAGCAACTTCGTCTCTGGCATCTTCATTCTGCGCGACGAGCCGTTCCACGTCGGTGACTGGATCGAGTGGAACGGCATGAAGGGTGTCGTGCGCGAGATCCAACTCCGAACCACGAAGATCGAGACGTTCGACAACGAGGTAATTACGGTCCCGAACTCCGATCTCGCTAACAATCCGGTCACGAACCCCGTTTCGAACGACACGCTCAGGCTCCCGTTCCTCTTTGGCATCGGGTACGACGACGACATCAAGCAAGCAAAACGCATCATCGTTGAGGAAGCAAAGCAGATTGATGGAGTCCTCAGCAACCCCGAACCGTCCGTTAGACTCACCGAACTCGGCGATTCGTACGTTGGTCTTGCTGGCCGAGTCTGGATCGGCAACCCCACCCGAGGCGAATACGTCCGCGTTCGATCTGACTTCGTCGAAGCGGTGAAAGAACGCTTCGATGAGGAAGGCATCGATATCCCGTACCCCTACACGGAACTCACTGGTGAGGTCGCTGTCTCGGAACTGGCCGACACCCCGTTGGTCGACCAGCGAGATCCTGTGTCTGGGTAG
- a CDS encoding Coenzyme F420 hydrogenase/dehydrogenase, beta subunit C-terminal domain, producing the protein MATDRTQSESSKADQSQPLPSVPAVEDTEDVHVPPVNTPVSGDRATEDDHSVKPITYHQAPHSSSPSHSSSLSHVSTTECCADGCTCTCTGDSPNAESNHTRSTSEPVADGGTVPTNVSPDGTLENIEFTPPVENTSQDVDDGSPAERVGVPDGTTLDTPNYSIRSEMNDIETPDEKTWFMELDEAVVQADRCIQCGTCVAACPSDSIGIGDDGLPKLVKMCTGCSLCWDFCPRGGLRYERQWKITGGEDNVKGAGDPITEFSAKVDDAWRENAQDGGVVTSVLIHLLEAGEIDGALIATESNAEPWKAESFLATTPDELIENAGSFYNQTMALGNLNVKQWEDKLPDKSWDELSLALVGTPCEIEGIRALQDFEWDYQSQNAGVRAIDYTIALMCTKNFNYYKLIGEQLSEQRSISPDEIGKLDVLHGKMMAYNQEGEMILEEDVEQFHDAALKGCDECADFSGFCADLTVGSVGSSEEYSSVIIRTEQGMKAWEITKDDLDFHDLEDRSAIGKLQGWDKKKAFDSLERPFDPDAPRFIDYTDHAEQYDTELNPHDAAH; encoded by the coding sequence ATGGCGACTGATCGAACCCAGAGCGAATCCTCGAAAGCAGACCAATCCCAGCCGCTTCCGAGTGTGCCTGCGGTTGAGGACACCGAGGACGTCCACGTTCCGCCGGTGAATACACCGGTCTCGGGTGATCGTGCGACCGAGGACGATCACAGCGTGAAACCAATCACGTACCATCAGGCTCCGCACTCATCGTCTCCATCACATTCGTCATCGCTTTCACACGTTTCCACGACCGAGTGCTGTGCGGATGGCTGTACTTGTACCTGTACCGGTGATTCACCGAACGCTGAGAGCAATCACACTAGATCCACGTCGGAACCGGTCGCAGACGGTGGCACCGTTCCCACGAACGTCAGTCCGGACGGTACTCTAGAAAATATCGAGTTCACGCCGCCGGTGGAGAACACCAGTCAAGACGTTGACGATGGATCACCGGCCGAACGCGTCGGCGTTCCCGACGGAACCACACTTGACACCCCGAACTACAGCATCCGCTCGGAGATGAACGACATCGAGACGCCGGATGAGAAGACGTGGTTCATGGAACTCGACGAAGCGGTCGTGCAGGCGGATCGATGCATCCAGTGTGGGACGTGCGTCGCTGCCTGTCCTTCCGACTCCATCGGAATCGGTGATGACGGGCTGCCAAAGCTCGTGAAGATGTGTACCGGCTGTTCTCTGTGCTGGGACTTCTGTCCACGGGGTGGTCTCCGGTACGAGCGCCAGTGGAAGATCACCGGCGGCGAAGACAACGTGAAAGGAGCGGGCGATCCAATCACGGAGTTCTCAGCGAAAGTGGACGACGCGTGGCGCGAAAATGCCCAAGACGGCGGCGTCGTCACGAGCGTCCTCATCCACCTGCTCGAAGCAGGCGAGATCGACGGTGCACTCATCGCCACCGAATCCAATGCGGAGCCGTGGAAGGCCGAATCCTTCCTTGCGACGACGCCGGACGAGCTGATCGAGAACGCCGGGAGCTTCTACAACCAGACGATGGCGCTCGGAAATCTCAACGTAAAGCAGTGGGAGGACAAACTTCCGGACAAATCGTGGGACGAACTCTCGTTGGCGCTCGTTGGAACGCCGTGTGAAATCGAAGGCATCCGCGCGCTTCAGGATTTCGAGTGGGACTACCAGTCCCAGAACGCGGGTGTGCGAGCGATCGACTACACGATCGCGTTGATGTGCACGAAGAATTTCAATTATTACAAACTCATCGGCGAGCAGCTCTCTGAACAGCGGAGCATCTCTCCAGACGAGATCGGGAAACTCGACGTGCTCCACGGGAAGATGATGGCTTATAATCAGGAAGGTGAGATGATTCTCGAAGAGGATGTCGAACAGTTCCACGACGCTGCGCTCAAAGGCTGTGATGAGTGTGCGGATTTCTCCGGGTTCTGTGCCGACCTGACCGTGGGGTCGGTCGGGAGCAGCGAAGAGTATTCGAGCGTCATCATCCGGACCGAACAAGGGATGAAGGCGTGGGAGATCACGAAAGACGACCTCGACTTTCACGACCTCGAAGACCGGAGCGCGATCGGGAAGCTCCAAGGCTGGGACAAAAAGAAGGCGTTCGACTCGCTCGAACGTCCGTTCGATCCCGATGCACCGAGATTCATCGACTACACTGATCACGCCGAACAGTACGACACCGAACTCAACCCTCACGATGCGGCTCACTGA
- a CDS encoding nitrite/sulfite reductase, translating to MNTVERWKQEKHPLDVIDDVREYAAGELTFDEIEARAGKGEWERLKWAGLYTHGPHEDYFMLRTKVPGGYLTPEQAEVIGTVAEEFATAPDEFGGHEQNELWGDAFLDITTRQDIQMHWIEIEDIPEIWERYEAVGLTTVQGCGDGARNVLGCPTAGLDDHECFDAQPVVEAVSEYFTGNREYANLPRKFKMTITGCREDCAQSQINDVGLTPAKKQIDGEWYYGFHARVGGGLSDGPRMASRLDVFIPPEDTIEFCRAVAQAFKELGDRHNRGVCRMRYLVEQLGPDAFEDAIRERCSVSLRKTGVDLTDGYTGDHVGVHEQKQDGLSYAGFNVIAGRMGGDEFAEAARVAKRYGTDEASVRLATDQNFIITHVPDDSIDDLVSEPFAADYQPDPGPFARGAVGCTGSEFCNYGIIETKKRVKRWARVLDERIETPDDLAVVRMHMSGCSASCAQPQIADIGFRGETVKLDESDESSNEEGDTIVEGMDFGLGGSLGGDNAFLDWVETAVPTDAVIPALEQLFSAYAEERTNGERFYEWCRRVDNDQLRSVMQRADATVSGGVAHGD from the coding sequence ATGAATACAGTCGAACGCTGGAAACAGGAAAAACATCCACTTGATGTCATCGATGACGTTCGTGAGTACGCTGCCGGAGAACTGACGTTCGATGAGATCGAAGCCCGTGCCGGAAAGGGCGAGTGGGAACGCCTGAAGTGGGCAGGATTGTACACGCACGGACCGCATGAGGATTACTTTATGCTTCGTACGAAGGTTCCTGGTGGATACCTTACGCCGGAGCAGGCAGAGGTCATCGGCACAGTCGCAGAAGAGTTTGCAACCGCCCCCGACGAGTTCGGTGGACACGAGCAAAACGAACTGTGGGGCGATGCGTTCCTCGACATCACGACCCGACAGGACATCCAGATGCACTGGATCGAAATCGAGGATATCCCTGAGATTTGGGAGCGATACGAGGCCGTCGGACTCACGACGGTTCAGGGCTGTGGTGACGGTGCACGAAACGTTCTCGGTTGTCCGACTGCCGGTCTCGATGATCACGAGTGCTTTGATGCCCAGCCAGTTGTCGAGGCTGTCTCGGAGTACTTCACGGGGAACCGTGAGTACGCGAATCTCCCCCGGAAGTTCAAAATGACGATCACTGGCTGTCGAGAGGACTGTGCCCAGTCACAGATCAACGATGTCGGATTGACGCCGGCAAAAAAGCAGATTGACGGGGAGTGGTACTACGGCTTTCACGCCCGCGTCGGTGGCGGTCTCTCGGATGGGCCACGGATGGCCTCTCGTCTCGATGTTTTCATCCCTCCCGAGGACACGATCGAGTTCTGCCGTGCTGTTGCGCAGGCGTTCAAAGAGTTGGGTGACCGCCATAACCGTGGCGTCTGCAGAATGCGATATCTCGTCGAGCAACTCGGCCCCGATGCGTTCGAAGACGCTATTCGGGAGCGATGCTCGGTCTCATTGCGCAAGACGGGCGTCGATCTCACCGACGGGTACACCGGTGATCACGTCGGCGTTCACGAACAGAAACAGGACGGACTCTCGTACGCCGGCTTCAACGTCATCGCTGGACGGATGGGCGGTGACGAATTCGCCGAAGCTGCCCGTGTGGCCAAACGGTACGGTACCGACGAGGCATCTGTCCGACTCGCAACCGACCAGAATTTCATCATCACGCACGTGCCAGACGATTCGATCGATGATCTCGTTTCCGAGCCGTTCGCCGCCGACTATCAGCCCGACCCCGGTCCGTTCGCTCGCGGTGCAGTCGGCTGCACCGGGAGCGAGTTCTGTAACTACGGAATTATCGAAACGAAAAAGCGCGTGAAACGATGGGCTCGGGTCTTGGATGAGCGCATCGAGACCCCAGACGATCTAGCGGTCGTTCGCATGCACATGAGCGGGTGTTCTGCTTCGTGTGCCCAACCGCAAATTGCGGATATCGGATTTCGTGGAGAGACGGTCAAACTCGACGAATCGGACGAGAGTAGCAACGAGGAAGGAGACACCATCGTCGAAGGAATGGACTTCGGTCTCGGCGGGAGTCTCGGCGGAGACAACGCGTTTCTCGATTGGGTCGAGACAGCTGTCCCGACAGACGCTGTGATTCCGGCTCTCGAACAGCTATTCTCCGCTTACGCCGAGGAACGCACGAACGGTGAACGCTTCTACGAGTGGTGCAGACGGGTGGACAACGATCAGCTCAGATCAGTCATGCAACGGGCTGATGCCACTGTTTCCGGGGGTGTGGCACATGGCGACTGA
- a CDS encoding polysaccharide deacetylase family protein — protein sequence MQRQSTRRRFLTTVGVVGTASLAGCSNITGGGSSSKQPTASPQPTQTSSNETTSPGTDGNGSSNNNDSSTRGTAVDDFEGDVSSRWGISYGKYTVTKQDAFQGSQSLVLEPKKNAEKPVAKIFRSFYPDALDLSKHDLSLAVKVNKPKDIKIAAEIIAPAESSMLTATRYIPLELDGWVRFDLGYTSKRGEPVMDNVSEVRLQIGPIDDQFQVLVDDLRTFPKPTKGKVMFQFDDGHISAYEEAYPILKENGWPGSVGVIPDAVNAQDRVTDQMMKEMGNANWDMIAHASELLPNLKEQEQRRILQQAQQYLKIMGFKKGARHFVAPYNRVNEATLSLIDELFETGYLFGACPNNAQHPSNPSFISRVQGTDIRGTRRVLDIANEFNQLAVVSYHAIGSGDDALSVDAFEAIVDHVENTDLDVITPSQLVDGKGW from the coding sequence ATGCAGAGACAATCGACTCGTCGGAGGTTCCTTACAACGGTTGGTGTCGTAGGAACTGCCTCGCTTGCTGGCTGCTCGAACATCACTGGCGGTGGGAGTTCATCGAAACAGCCCACAGCATCTCCTCAGCCAACCCAGACGAGCAGTAACGAAACCACATCTCCCGGAACGGACGGAAATGGCAGTAGCAACAATAACGACTCATCCACTCGCGGGACAGCAGTCGATGATTTTGAAGGCGATGTCAGTTCTCGTTGGGGGATCAGTTACGGCAAGTATACGGTCACGAAACAGGACGCGTTTCAGGGCAGCCAATCGCTTGTACTGGAACCGAAGAAGAACGCGGAAAAACCGGTCGCAAAAATTTTTAGATCGTTCTATCCGGATGCGCTGGATCTCAGCAAACACGATCTCTCGCTTGCGGTGAAGGTAAACAAGCCAAAAGACATCAAAATAGCCGCAGAAATCATCGCGCCCGCCGAGAGCTCCATGCTCACAGCGACTCGCTATATTCCGCTTGAGCTAGACGGGTGGGTTCGCTTCGATCTCGGGTACACTAGCAAGAGGGGTGAGCCCGTCATGGACAATGTTTCGGAAGTGCGCCTCCAGATTGGACCGATCGATGACCAATTTCAGGTGTTGGTCGACGATCTTCGCACGTTCCCAAAGCCAACGAAGGGCAAGGTGATGTTCCAGTTCGACGACGGTCACATCTCTGCCTACGAAGAAGCCTACCCGATTCTGAAAGAGAACGGCTGGCCCGGCTCCGTGGGTGTCATTCCTGACGCCGTTAATGCACAAGACCGGGTGACTGACCAGATGATGAAAGAGATGGGCAATGCGAACTGGGATATGATCGCTCACGCGAGCGAGCTCCTCCCGAATCTGAAAGAACAGGAACAACGCCGGATCCTTCAGCAGGCTCAACAGTACCTCAAAATCATGGGCTTTAAAAAGGGTGCACGTCATTTCGTTGCCCCGTATAACCGAGTGAACGAGGCGACGCTCAGTCTCATCGATGAGCTCTTCGAGACGGGCTATCTGTTCGGCGCCTGTCCCAACAACGCACAGCACCCGAGCAACCCGAGTTTCATCTCTCGGGTACAGGGCACTGATATTCGTGGGACCCGACGAGTGCTCGACATTGCAAATGAGTTCAACCAGCTTGCTGTCGTCTCCTACCACGCCATCGGTAGCGGCGACGACGCCCTTTCGGTGGACGCCTTCGAAGCGATCGTCGATCATGTCGAAAACACGGATCTGGATGTCATCACGCCCTCACAGCTTGTCGATGGGAAAGGCTGGTAG